One Eptesicus fuscus isolate TK198812 chromosome 13, DD_ASM_mEF_20220401, whole genome shotgun sequence genomic window, TATACTccaattttttaatcaaaaactTAGTTTAAGTAATCAGAGCTTTCATCCCTAAtataatttgtcattttaaagttgttttactAAATACTAGGGTGAACAGATATTGGACTATTGATTGCAAGCTTACCATAGATTCATGTACTGATTTACTAATGAATAACTCTTACCAATactctcaaaaaagaaataaataatattctagCTTTACATTTATCACAGGATAATTTAGTGTTGAATAACTTCTTGACTGTCTCCTTCACATCTTTGTTCCTGAGGCTGTAGATCAGTGGATTCAGCATGGGGATGACCACTGTGTAAAAGACAGAGGCCACCTTGACCATGAGCCATGAGTTTCTGGAGTTAGGAACACAGTAGAGAAAAAGAATGGTCCCATGGAAGATGGTAATGGCAGTCAGGTGGGAGGCACACGTGGAGAAGGCTTTGTGGTGCCCCCAAGTTGAAGGCATCTTGAAATTCTTAGAAATTTCATTACATTTGTGTAAATAAATGTCCACTCAAAAACATTTCCAACAATCTATTCTAACAAAATTTGTAGCTATTCAGGATTTTCTATTCTTTGTGATGTGTCTTGTTTTCTCCTGCAAGACAGAAACCTAATTAGaatcttaaaattataatttatttaatttctatcatttatgtgttattttaagATTAGGATCTTAAATTCAAGGACCTATAGCATCTATCAGTATGGTTCACTCTATATTGTGTTCACACACCCTAAATACATATATTCTacgattaaaatatttttattaacctaCACGGCATATGAAAGTACTTGTTGACTGAAACATTTAGTTGAATGTGTATGTCATCTGGttgacagaaaattaaaaagttaataaatcaCATAACCCTGTAATTATATATCCTGGATTATTGAAAATATTGTTATGTGTTGCTAACCAAGCAGATAAATAGGTTAGATTACAAAGTTAGATAGCAAATcttatagtaataaaaattagaattttttttaaaaataaaaagctcatgATTTAAGTAAAACCAGTAACATAATTCACAGTCTGCAGTTAGATTGGAACCATGATACCTGGAAATTTACCAAGATATTCTGTGAAACATCAACCATGATCAGCAAGTAACACCAGCAAAGAGTTATTTAATTAAGTTAATCCAATGGCCCATCCATTTATGGAAAAGTATTTCAAACTAGAACAGTTATATCATACTTATCTGGAAGatagaaaaagaatattttccaCGAAATAAACTTGACCATAAACTCtaggtatctataataatctataataatcctatctaataaaagagtaatattcaaattaaccatcactccactacacccacaagccacgcccaccagccaatcaggagcaaatatgcaaataaacccaaccaagatggctacggccacagagagcaggagggaggcttggttttccctggcgtcagaggaagccaagctttccactggcccttgccggcctaggcctccactcaaggctacaaagtttcaatgatagaagataaataaatccaaacagaaatggcggcaaccacgaagctggaaagagaaggaggctagggttgcccccggcaatggaggaagccaagctttccgcacaccctggccggcccaggcctccacttaaggctacaaaatttcaattatagaagatacataagtcccaacagaaatggctgccaccacggagcaagcagaaggcttggctccgctccagctacaaagtttcaattgtagaagataaataaaccccagataccagggcctccacttgggtcgccagggggcgtggccgggctgcaaaccaccacaggccctcgcccaggccgccccacgccccaagggaacccacaccctgatccgggacacccttcagggcaaaccagccagcccccacctgtgcaccaggcctctatcttatctaataaaagagtaatatgcagattgaccatcactccaacacacaagatggctgccccatatggtcaaagatcctgcccccatgtggacacaagatggccaccacaagatggccagcaggggagggcagttgggagggaccaggcctgcaagggagggcagttgggggctatcaagcctgcaggggagggcagttaggggtgaccaagccggcagaggagggaagttgggggtgaccaggcctgcaggggagggcagttgggggtgaccaggcctgcaggggagggcagttaggggcaaacaggctggcaggggagcagttaggcatcaatcaggccggcaggggagtggttagggggtgatcaggctggcaggcagaagtggttaggggcaatcaggaaggcaggcgggcgagcagttgggagccagcagtcctggattgtgagagggatgtccaactgcccacagggatcaggcctaaatgggcagtcgaacatcccttgaggggtcccagattggagagggtgccggctggtctgagggacacccccgcccctgagcacaaatttcatgcacctggcctctagtaaaagcataatatgctaattagactggacagccaaataaATGATCTTCCAGATgatcttccggatgaagctggggctgcaagggccaagccccttgcatgaattttgtgcatcaggcctctagtattgaaatatTGAGGAATTACTCATTCCTCCTCTGTATGCTAATTGTCATGTAACATTTTAGTTCTACATGAGGTAGATATACTTTCTCAATCATTGACTTTGTGCTCAGCGCTGTGATCTTCATTGGCTAATAGAATGTTAATAGACATAACATTCTGCCTTGTGATTCAACCACTGACAAAAGCAAAAAGTACTCCAATCAGCCCAATGATACACAGAGCACAGCTACCCAATTACCATGAAGATCTATAGACTGGAGGTGAGTTTGCCAGTTAGACAAGACTACTGTACCAGGTTAACCAAGAAGTTATAGCTGATATTAGGAGGGCTTCCCAATCATATTactgaaatgttattttattattatgcatCAACAGACATATTATACAGAACTCAAGACTGGCATGAATAACAATTTTAGATTTTGTAATTACTATTTCTGAAGtgtaaatttgtttattttttggtgttttttatacaaacagcaaataaaatttacattaacAAATACAATTTAACCAAATAATAATCTggattgctggggggggggggttgcaaaGATATTTCTTCTTTGCACTTATAATGTTCTGATGTTTTCTGtgtgaaattaaatatttcttttaaatttagtgTTTGAGGGTAACTCTTAGATTGGAAACAAAATGGTATTATGTACTAACTCAGAAATCTTTACAGGATAAACTCTGTGTATAAAGACAATTTAAACAATGGAATCTTTAGTTACtgtcatatattattttatagctAATCTACTAATGTTTACATTAAACAGAGGTTGAATGATCCCTCAACTGGGGAATTACATTAAGTACATGCACTGCttcacttttcaaaaaaggaatttgaaatattaaaaatgctagAAGAATTAGACAAATACCCACAATGCTCTTGGAAATGAGAAAGTAAATCTTAGCCATTTTACATTAATTGACAGAATAATCTGGTACTGATTAACTTCCTAACTGTCTCCTTCACATCCCTGTTCCTGAGGCTGTAGATCAGTGGATTCAGCATGGGGATGACCACTGTGTAAAAGACAGAGGCCACCTTGACCATGAGCCATGAGTTTCTGGAGTTAGGAACACAGTAGAGAAAAAGAATGGTCCCATGGAAGATGGTAATGGCAGTCAGGTGGGAGGCACACGTGGAGAAGGCTTTGTGCCGCCCCCCAGTTGAAGGCATCTTCATGACtgtgataaaaatgaaaacatatgaagTAAGAATGATCATCAGGCTGCTTATTTCATTGAATGTGGCAGTAACTAAAATGATCTTCTGGCTAATGTAGGGGTCCGAACAAGACACAGAGACGATGGCAGCATGCTCACAGACAAAGTTATTTATGATATTATTTCCTCTGAAAGATAATTCCAATAGAAAGTAGGTAAGGGTCAGGGAACAGGCGATACCCCAAGAGTATGATGCACCCACTAAGAGGGAGCAAAGCTTCTGAGACATGACTACCGTGTAGAGCAGAGGGTTACACACTGCCACAAATCGGTCATAGGCCATCACTGCCAACATGAATGTTTCTGTCACCACAAATATGCAGGCAAAGAAGAACTGTGTGATGCAGCCTGTGAAGGAGATGGTTCTGTCTTCCACAACCAAGTTTTCTAATAGTTTGGGTGTAACGACTGTAGAGTAacagaaatcaacaaaagacaaatggctGAGAAAGTAGTACATAGGGGTGTGGAGTTTGGGATTGATCTTGATAACCATGATCATGCCCAGGTTCCCCAGCACAGTGACTATGTAGATGGCTAAGAATAATAAGAACAGGGGCACTTGGAGTTCTGGATATTCTGAGAAACCCAAAAGGATGAAAGTCATGTCAGCGCTCTGGTTTTCTTGGTTCCTGTGGACAAAACAGGAAAGTTGACTCAGAGAAATGAGAAGCAAAATTTGGATAAGGCAGGTTAAAATGAGCAAATGTGGAGAGACCTAgtgaatatataaaatgttttggaaaataCTTGCTTTCACTTGCTATATTATTTCAGAAGCTAGAATTGATGATATCTCAATTCTAGAGTGAACATGACATTTGTGCatgtgaaataataaaagaaggtAGTTGAGAGAGGAAGAACAAAAATAGAGTGCtctgttatattttaaatgctcagaCTCGGTATCCTCAGAGACAATTAGCATCATGAGAAGGACCAGTCTAGCTTTTTAACTGAGTATGAGTTTAGTTAAAATGCTTGTCTTGGAGGAAATACATATCATAAGTTTCTATAATTTCTTCCCTGCCCAAACAATTTAACAAGGAGAAGTTAGAACTCAAAAGGAAATTAATGATCTAAGAAAGTGGTtattacaatttttcttttttttctctctattgttGCTAGAGCTATTTCTAAATTTCCCCTTGGGGTAAAAGCTTATAATAATACTAAAGAAGTTAGACTTGCCTATTAAATCAGGACCACTCTGTAAACTCACAATGCACAGAGACATATCTTGAGTCCAACAAAACAAGTTCTCATAGTAAAACCCCATGGGACCTAATCTTCCTGAAGTAGCAGAAAATAAGGACATTTAGGGGGGAAGGTAtgcaatggatttttttaaatgtcttaagcTCTTCCAAAATGCTTCAACTGCCATTTCTGTCATTATAAGCAATTATTCTCAATGCCATTTTCTGACTGCTGACTAAAACCTAACATGGCACTAGGCATAAAGGGAAAGTCATTCCATGTAGAATTCTGCAAAATTCTAGGTCTTATTATGAGCTGAAATTAAACACTCCATAGTTTTCATTCAGTTTTCACACCTTTCTCCTCCCTGATCACAGGCAGCACTGAAAGGTTTCCTGCATATATAACCATATCATTCACATCTCCTTGcaccttttcttctttaattgtttctttaaattccttttatttaatccttGTGGTTTGATCTCCCAtcacatttattataattttctgaatttatttttcaacttcaCATAAAACTCATTGAATGCAAATCCATAACTGAGCACATTTTTGCTCACTTTTTCCAAAATCTATATTTATTCTCTATGGTTGTTGTAACAATGCCTGAGCATCCCAGGGTTGACAAGGAAATAGTCATCATCAAAGATAAACATACCAAAGTATTCTTctatagatgattggataaagacgtgttacatatatacaatggaaaactactcagccataagaaaagatgaaataatgccatttgcaacaatatggatggatcctgacaatatcatgctaagcgaaataagtcagaaaaagttaagaaccatatgatttcactcatatgtgggatataaaactgaaaacaacaaatgaacaaacaagaaaaataaataaaaactcagacACAGATGCAAGGGATTGAGGGgtaataaagggtaaaggggatcaaataaatggtgacagaatatttgactttgggtggtggacacacagtgGCATATACATATGATGTTTCATAGAATTATttacttgaaacctataaaattttattaaccaatgtcaccccaataaatttaatttaaagaaagataaatataatttgatatatatttatCTCATTCCTACCACATATCTTTTCCACATGTGTAGCTTTTCACTCTACCTCCTGCCCTCTGTATTTATACTATCAGACTTGGGGCCAAAGTTCACAGACCCTCATTTAGGCCCATGAAATGCCAACATGCTCGTTGACTGAAAGTGCTATGCACACTCTTTGCCTTCTTTCCAGGGACATCTAACCTGGAGTGGCTTTCTCATTTTATAGCTACTCTGTGCTCAACACTGGTATAAGCATTTTAGAAAGCATGAAATTATAAACTATGGATCTCACCCACAAATCTGTCCCTTCTGAGAATTATCTTGaggaattatatatataattacaaatgATATAACACAACATGTAATTCTTgtttatcattaaaattaaacctTGTGCATATAAACAGAAGGATAAGAATATTGTGATCAACAAAAACTGAAACGTTCCTAGTGATGTAGGTCAGTGAATATTCAAATACTTCCAGTTGGCTAAGTAGGTATCCTGGCAGTTAGATTGCCACACATGTTTGCCTCCTGCAAAAATTACTGGAGTACATTATCTTCTTTCTAAAGTGAAATAAACTAAGATTGAATAAACTCACCTGAGTGCAGAAGAATTTGACTTATTCATTTGCTAAAGCTGCTTTGCTAAAATTAATGAATTTCAGGAAAGTTCTTGCTGagaatttaacttttaaatatatatatatggtaacaAACCTGTGAAAATATTAACAGGGGTCTAGAGTGTGTTGTAATATTTAAGGGAAATTATATTTCTTCTAATCTATTATAAATAAACTTAGAgatgacagagagaaagggaaaccaaAAAGCTGAATCCTAGCACCAAGCAGTGTTACACTTATATGCCACCCAGACCTTAGGGATGTTAGCCCTGGAGAATATCATTGAAGTATTGCCTTGGAGACCACAGATAGAGCAGTTAGATGAAGTAATGTCTCATGTGACATTTTGGTTTCATCTAATTTCTTCTAAAGATTGGGGAATAATTTCATCATCAACTTTAACctatcaatcttttaaaaatgttaaaccagaattaaaacattttgtctttaaatacctataaaatacagaaatgtacaAAAGAAAACTCAACTACGGGTCCAAAATTTAGAGAGAACTACTCTTGACCCTGGTTGTATTTCTGGTTTTACCTCTCTacgtaaatatatatttattactgtGTACCTTGATATAAAACTTATACAATAAGTATCATATTATTGTTATACTGCCTACTATCCTTCCCTTAACATTATATTGTGACTTCATTTTCCATGAAaacaattttcttaaaatagtacAGTTTGCATTACTCTTCTAAATATGAGCGCAATGCCACTCACTGCTTACATTTATTATTGacattgaaaaataacatttattggataaaggaattaaatataagatgggaaaccataaaaatcttagaagaagccataggcagcaaaatagcagacatttgttgtagcaatatctttagcGATacagcccctagggcaatggaaactaaggagaaaataaacaaatgggactacatcaaaataaaaagcttctgcacatcaaaagaaaccatcaacaaaacaacaagaaagcccactgcatgggagaacatatttgccaatgttatctccgataagcgtttaatctccaaaatttatagggaactcatacaaccaaacaaaaggaagataaacaatccaatcaaaaaatgggcaaaggacctaaacagacacttttcgaaagaggacataggaAGACCTctgccaagagacatgaaaacatgctcaaagttactaaccatccgagaaatgcaaatcaaaacaaccaggaggtaccatctcacacctgtcagaatagctgtcatcaacaaatcaacaaatgacatgtAAACACTCCACAATTGGATAATTACAGAGAAACAACTGGAGGTCCTGCTGACAGCCATAGGCAAAAACAAGAAGCAGTCATCACTTTGGATGATACTAACCATGGGGCCCTAAAGTAAAGGCATTCGAGTGCCCTCGGCGgtcatggatctgtctcttgcttcaacagtgtttggactgAACAGACCTAG contains:
- the LOC103291008 gene encoding olfactory receptor 5D13-like, whose translation is MILNQENQSADMTFILLGFSEYPELQVPLFLLFLAIYIVTVLGNLGMIMVIKINPKLHTPMYYFLSHLSFVDFCYSTVVTPKLLENLVVEDRTISFTGCITQFFFACIFVVTETFMLAVMAYDRFVAVCNPLLYTVVMSQKLCSLLVGASYSWGIACSLTLTYFLLELSFRGNNIINNFVCEHAAIVSVSCSDPYISQKIILVTATFNEISSLMIILTSYVFIFITVMKMPSTGGRHKAFSTCASHLTAITIFHGTILFLYCVPNSRNSWLMVKVASVFYTVVIPMLNPLIYSLRNRDVKETVRKLISTRLFCQLM